Proteins found in one Paenibacillus sp. FSL R10-2782 genomic segment:
- a CDS encoding YkvA family protein, which produces MKDFDVTKAKYDPKQEDQVKKGFFKKVKSTAGKVPFVKDAVAMYYCAIDPETPLYAKGVAFGALAYFISPLDAISDVIPMLGFTDDAGVVLAALKVLDMHIKPAHREKAKEFLS; this is translated from the coding sequence ATGAAGGATTTTGATGTAACTAAAGCCAAGTATGATCCGAAGCAGGAAGATCAGGTGAAAAAGGGATTTTTCAAAAAGGTGAAATCCACGGCCGGGAAGGTTCCCTTTGTGAAGGATGCGGTGGCCATGTACTATTGTGCGATAGATCCTGAAACGCCTCTTTATGCCAAAGGGGTGGCCTTCGGGGCCTTGGCGTATTTTATTTCACCCTTGGATGCCATATCGGATGTTATTCCGATGCTGGGCTTCACGGACGATGCGGGTGTCGTGCTGGCGGCCTTAAAAGTGCTGGACATGCATATCAAGCCTGCCCACCGGGAGAAGGCGAAAGAATTTCTTTCTTGA
- a CDS encoding DMT family transporter, with product MKTLTPKATLWLVLILVMVWGINWPLTKLALPDIPPILFSGIRTLLGGLILLMFAMRHRETLRLRQNAWTYLVLAILNIAGYYGLQTVGLRYLPAGLFSTLVFLQPILLGLFSWLWLGERMFPMKVIGLVLGFGGVIVISSGGMAGHLSVLGIVLGLASGLCWALGTIYMKKKSKQLDSIWAVTMQLIFGGIILNGIGLTTEKWSDIHWTPSFIGILLFISVFVIAMGWMIYFKLIDNGEAGTVGSYTFMIPVLSTIFSMVILKESLTLTFVVGLVLIAGSVYLVNTDSPGKWGNRSSRANETKSCTNE from the coding sequence ATGAAAACATTAACACCTAAAGCTACGCTGTGGCTTGTATTGATATTAGTGATGGTGTGGGGAATTAACTGGCCGTTGACCAAGCTGGCTTTGCCGGATATACCGCCGATTTTATTTTCAGGCATACGTACGCTGCTGGGCGGGCTAATCCTGCTTATGTTTGCTATGCGTCACAGGGAAACCTTGCGTTTGAGGCAGAATGCGTGGACCTATCTCGTTCTGGCGATACTTAATATTGCAGGCTACTATGGCTTGCAGACGGTGGGGCTACGATATTTGCCTGCCGGGTTATTTTCCACTTTAGTATTCCTACAGCCGATCTTGCTTGGATTGTTCTCCTGGTTGTGGTTGGGTGAGCGCATGTTTCCGATGAAGGTCATTGGACTGGTTCTTGGCTTTGGCGGGGTGATCGTGATTAGCTCCGGAGGGATGGCCGGGCATTTGTCCGTCTTGGGTATCGTGCTGGGGCTGGCCTCTGGACTGTGCTGGGCACTCGGAACGATTTATATGAAGAAAAAAAGCAAGCAGTTGGACTCCATTTGGGCGGTGACGATGCAGCTCATTTTTGGGGGAATTATACTGAATGGGATTGGACTTACGACGGAGAAATGGAGCGATATTCACTGGACCCCCTCCTTTATCGGTATCTTGCTGTTTATATCGGTATTCGTAATTGCGATGGGCTGGATGATTTATTTTAAACTGATCGACAACGGAGAAGCAGGAACGGTTGGCTCCTATACATTTATGATTCCGGTGCTGTCTACGATCTTTAGTATGGTGATACTCAAGGAGTCGCTTACCTTGACATTCGTGGTGGGATTGGTGTTGATCGCGGGAAGTGTGTATCTGGTGAATACGGATTCACCTGGAAAATGGGGCAACCGAAGCTCAAGGGCCAATGAAACGAAATCCTGTACCAATGAATAG
- a CDS encoding LysR family transcriptional regulator, translated as MTITQIMIFVRVAETLNFTQTAHELHMTQPAVSHAIASIESELGVQLLLRDRKKGVLLTDIGQKVLLQFRMMLQSMEKVEQQVAAEKGLDVGTITLGAFPSASAYFLPPIIHHIRQHYPNLIFDLHEGSTNEVKEWLHNREIEAGIILLPDPQVDVIPLCQDNMVILLPDGHPLQSQSKIAIRDLNQQDMIFCKGGHEVAIMEGFEREQSQLQARFTTHNVSTLVSMVRQGLGMGIVSALSLSTFPHDLTVKETTPLITRQIGIAVPSLHNASLAVQLFVRTAQELFTDVTN; from the coding sequence ATGACCATTACCCAAATTATGATCTTTGTACGTGTAGCTGAAACGCTAAACTTCACCCAAACTGCGCATGAGCTGCATATGACGCAACCCGCAGTCAGCCATGCCATCGCCAGTATTGAGAGTGAACTAGGTGTCCAGCTATTGTTGCGTGACCGGAAAAAAGGCGTACTGCTGACGGATATCGGGCAAAAGGTACTACTGCAATTCCGCATGATGCTGCAAAGCATGGAAAAAGTAGAGCAGCAGGTCGCCGCCGAAAAAGGGCTAGACGTTGGCACCATCACCCTCGGAGCCTTCCCTTCGGCCTCAGCCTATTTTCTGCCCCCCATCATACATCATATTCGTCAGCATTACCCGAACCTCATATTCGATCTGCATGAAGGCTCCACCAACGAAGTCAAGGAATGGCTGCATAACCGAGAGATTGAAGCAGGTATCATTCTGCTGCCAGATCCGCAGGTGGATGTCATCCCTTTATGTCAGGATAATATGGTTATTCTCCTGCCGGACGGTCACCCATTACAATCACAAAGCAAAATCGCCATTCGAGATTTGAACCAGCAGGATATGATCTTCTGTAAAGGCGGGCATGAGGTTGCCATTATGGAAGGCTTCGAGCGTGAACAAAGCCAGTTGCAGGCACGCTTCACCACTCACAATGTCAGTACATTAGTCAGCATGGTTCGACAAGGACTGGGCATGGGGATCGTCTCTGCCCTCTCCTTGTCCACATTCCCCCATGATCTGACTGTCAAGGAAACCACACCCCTGATTACGCGCCAGATCGGTATCGCCGTGCCATCCCTGCACAATGCTTCTCTGGCCGTACAGTTATTTGTGCGCACTGCGCAGGAACTGTTTACAGATGTGACAAATTAG
- a CDS encoding nuclear transport factor 2 family protein, with protein sequence MQKNHIIESEEKLRKAMLSSDVKVLDELIYDDLIFVNHFGQMLDKEADLEAHRSGVLHFTDIQVLDQKVILLDDTAVTVTRVSLRGTVGNEPIEDEMCYTRVK encoded by the coding sequence ATGCAGAAAAATCATATTATTGAATCCGAGGAAAAGCTTCGTAAAGCCATGTTATCCAGCGATGTGAAGGTCCTGGATGAACTGATTTATGATGATCTTATATTTGTAAATCACTTTGGACAGATGTTGGACAAAGAAGCCGATTTGGAAGCTCACCGTTCAGGTGTATTACATTTTACGGATATTCAAGTTCTGGATCAAAAGGTGATTCTGCTGGATGATACTGCGGTAACTGTGACCCGCGTTTCTTTACGAGGAACGGTAGGTAATGAACCCATTGAAGATGAAATGTGCTATACCCGGGTAAAATAA
- a CDS encoding IS110 family transposase — protein MNPLQSKRARGTTLRKVKTDAADAWHLAEMFYHGDIKPHRACDEAHTELQNVTRQHEFVTSLYVQAKLNAWALLDQVFSEYEPVFYDLYSETALKVLQACLQGEVENGSTPSLVKTSLIACKIPY, from the coding sequence GTGAATCCCTTGCAGTCCAAGCGAGCTCGGGGGACTACGCTACGCAAAGTTAAGACAGATGCAGCAGACGCTTGGCACTTAGCTGAAATGTTCTACCACGGTGATATAAAGCCGCATCGGGCATGTGATGAAGCCCACACGGAGCTTCAAAATGTGACCAGACAGCATGAATTTGTAACATCCTTATACGTGCAAGCAAAGCTAAATGCTTGGGCTTTGCTAGATCAGGTATTCTCCGAATATGAACCCGTATTTTATGACCTTTACTCGGAAACGGCTCTAAAAGTCCTACAAGCCTGCCTTCAGGGTGAGGTGGAAAATGGCTCTACGCCATCCTTAGTAAAAACGAGCCTTATCGCCTGTAAAATACCATATTAA
- a CDS encoding DUF421 domain-containing protein, whose protein sequence is MDHLVILIRSFSAFVILMIIGRILGKQTLSNMNFHEFVTAVILGAMAANFAFNEKIEVVHLLIALSVFTITSYVLAKLFLKFRNFKMWTEGTPTVLIEGGFILEDNLKKNNMTLDSLNQQLREKDIFNIEEVEYALLEINGKLSAQKKKELQAVTLKDLQLNAGNAAQFPIELVIDGQLLHGNLNSNHIPETWLLSQLKARGKKLEDVFYAVKGSNGQLYVDEYKDKIQQPIDVE, encoded by the coding sequence TTGGACCATCTCGTTATTTTGATCAGAAGTTTTTCTGCATTCGTTATCCTTATGATAATTGGGAGAATATTGGGGAAGCAAACCCTTTCCAATATGAACTTTCATGAATTCGTGACGGCAGTCATATTGGGAGCTATGGCTGCTAACTTTGCATTTAACGAAAAAATAGAAGTTGTCCACCTATTAATAGCCCTGTCCGTTTTTACAATTACTTCTTATGTTTTAGCCAAGCTTTTTTTGAAATTCAGAAACTTTAAGATGTGGACAGAGGGAACACCCACCGTTCTCATAGAAGGAGGGTTCATTCTCGAAGATAACTTAAAAAAAAATAATATGACATTGGATTCTTTAAACCAGCAACTTCGCGAGAAAGATATTTTTAATATAGAAGAAGTGGAGTACGCCCTCCTTGAGATTAACGGAAAACTATCTGCCCAAAAGAAAAAGGAACTGCAAGCCGTGACATTAAAAGATCTGCAGTTGAATGCAGGTAATGCCGCACAGTTCCCAATTGAACTTGTAATCGACGGACAGCTTTTGCATGGCAATTTAAACTCCAACCATATTCCCGAAACCTGGCTGCTATCCCAATTGAAGGCTCGCGGCAAAAAGTTAGAGGACGTATTCTATGCCGTTAAAGGCAGCAACGGTCAGCTCTATGTGGATGAATATAAGGATAAAATCCAGCAACCAATTGATGTTGAATAG
- a CDS encoding ferritin-like domain-containing protein, whose translation MYQVPSYWRNSYYMRVDFVPIWSTGFPKAVQMIKEAVQGERNDELFYDELIHLAPSQEQVAIIESIRNDERGHNKMFREMYLTLTGQEITGISSEQYERVKSYTEGLQRALMGELGAVERYRNIWFGLPAGIYKDTVYGIILDELKHAAKYNYLITLNLK comes from the coding sequence TTGTATCAAGTACCTTCTTATTGGAGAAATTCATACTATATGCGGGTCGATTTTGTACCTATCTGGAGCACAGGATTTCCGAAAGCAGTACAAATGATAAAGGAAGCGGTACAAGGGGAGCGTAACGATGAGCTGTTCTACGATGAATTAATCCATTTGGCTCCCTCACAAGAGCAGGTAGCTATTATTGAAAGCATCCGTAACGATGAACGTGGCCACAATAAAATGTTCAGAGAGATGTATCTGACTTTGACAGGACAGGAAATTACAGGCATCAGTAGTGAGCAATATGAGAGGGTGAAATCCTATACAGAAGGTCTACAACGTGCCTTGATGGGAGAATTGGGTGCGGTGGAACGATACCGCAACATCTGGTTTGGTTTGCCTGCTGGCATCTATAAGGACACGGTGTACGGTATCATATTGGATGAGCTTAAGCACGCTGCCAAATACAATTATCTGATTACGTTGAATCTCAAGTAG
- a CDS encoding helix-turn-helix domain-containing protein, with the protein MGLKPSYKPMEITLIKRDKTRTYLRTQLGISPSTLAKMSNGEFVAMSVIARICEELDCKIEEVVEFIKEQPLDTEKER; encoded by the coding sequence ATGGGATTGAAACCAAGTTATAAACCAATGGAAATCACTCTAATTAAACGAGATAAAACACGAACTTACCTTCGTACTCAATTAGGAATTTCACCATCTACTTTGGCGAAAATGTCAAATGGGGAATTTGTAGCTATGAGTGTCATTGCACGCATTTGTGAGGAATTAGATTGTAAAATTGAAGAGGTTGTAGAGTTTATAAAGGAGCAACCATTAGATACAGAAAAAGAGCGCTAG
- a CDS encoding S-layer homology domain-containing protein, with protein sequence MLKKKWLITPLVAVALFFSQSAFAANTFTDVNGTKYEWAAESIRSMVDKGVVKGYADGTFKPGKTITKAEFVNMFHKLFPEINHSSGKASEFVDARKHWANKDFAALFNGDYVWGFTERVGGKYPNYQFYINPDKPLTRWDVMMIASVRTDYTNQTLHPEIKEVISAAAQYKDIKIRQANYNDNFSINYPVIYIDTTQEEPYYDGDSQDQKAEAFYTLTNMGVLTANDGYLHPKALVTRAEAVTILQRLYEATKQSK encoded by the coding sequence ATGTTGAAAAAGAAATGGCTTATCACTCCGCTGGTTGCGGTGGCACTGTTTTTTAGTCAATCCGCATTCGCGGCAAATACGTTTACTGATGTGAACGGGACAAAATATGAGTGGGCTGCTGAATCTATTCGTTCGATGGTCGACAAAGGTGTTGTCAAGGGCTATGCGGATGGGACCTTCAAGCCAGGCAAAACCATAACGAAAGCGGAATTTGTAAATATGTTTCACAAGCTTTTTCCAGAGATCAATCATTCGTCCGGAAAAGCTTCAGAATTTGTTGATGCGCGTAAGCACTGGGCGAATAAAGATTTTGCAGCATTATTCAATGGGGATTATGTTTGGGGCTTCACTGAAAGAGTAGGAGGCAAATATCCAAACTATCAATTCTATATCAATCCCGACAAACCGCTGACCCGCTGGGATGTTATGATGATTGCTTCCGTTCGGACGGATTATACGAATCAGACTCTTCATCCTGAGATCAAGGAAGTAATCTCTGCAGCTGCGCAGTATAAGGATATAAAAATTCGTCAGGCGAATTACAATGACAATTTCTCGATCAACTATCCAGTAATATACATCGACACGACTCAAGAGGAGCCCTATTATGATGGAGATTCCCAAGATCAAAAGGCAGAAGCATTCTACACCCTGACTAATATGGGCGTCCTTACCGCCAATGATGGATACCTTCACCCCAAAGCGCTAGTCACACGGGCTGAGGCGGTTACCATTTTACAGCGTTTGTACGAAGCCACAAAGCAATCAAAGTGA
- a CDS encoding phBC6A51 family helix-turn-helix protein, with translation MSSQRRRLEEQLTAQQQRAAQLLVSNEWGELLSDGGKKRTMQELADELGIARSTLYEWKAQTTFAAYVNYLAERQLDSMRSTVYTQLMKAIMGGNNGMPSVKAIDLFMRRYGLLTDRTEVVDMREEVENKRRSDEAIRKDIEELDRLLAG, from the coding sequence ATGAGCTCACAGCGTAGACGACTTGAGGAACAACTTACGGCACAGCAGCAACGGGCCGCGCAACTGCTCGTATCTAACGAATGGGGCGAACTGTTATCGGATGGCGGAAAGAAGCGCACAATGCAGGAGCTTGCGGACGAACTCGGCATAGCGCGCTCAACACTATACGAGTGGAAAGCGCAGACGACGTTCGCTGCCTACGTTAACTACCTGGCCGAGCGTCAACTTGATTCCATGCGGTCGACCGTGTACACTCAGTTGATGAAAGCGATAATGGGCGGTAATAACGGTATGCCTTCCGTAAAGGCAATCGATTTGTTCATGCGTAGATACGGGTTGCTAACGGATCGGACGGAGGTTGTCGATATGCGTGAAGAGGTCGAGAACAAACGTAGATCGGACGAAGCTATCCGCAAAGACATCGAAGAGTTGGACCGACTGCTCGCGGGATAA
- a CDS encoding DUF2577 domain-containing protein: MIKLIEGNGVSQFRDVIKQLGHNVEVDIEYATITAPPPALRVQVDNMKIELDGDDVIIPEHLREHTRKVSVKAVEPTTLELNRYTRVTKETESSTPVNSKAFSDVFNLGSFTSGTFEITFHDELKAGDRVAVASFGAGQRYIVLGRI; the protein is encoded by the coding sequence GTGATTAAATTAATCGAAGGTAACGGCGTATCGCAATTCCGCGACGTCATTAAGCAACTCGGACACAACGTGGAGGTCGATATCGAATACGCGACGATCACCGCACCTCCGCCAGCTCTCCGCGTACAAGTCGATAACATGAAGATCGAACTCGACGGAGACGACGTGATTATACCGGAGCATCTACGTGAACATACGCGGAAGGTGTCCGTCAAGGCGGTGGAACCGACTACGCTCGAACTCAACCGTTACACACGCGTAACAAAGGAAACGGAATCGTCTACGCCTGTCAATTCGAAGGCGTTCAGCGACGTATTTAATCTCGGCTCATTTACGTCCGGTACGTTCGAGATTACGTTTCATGACGAGTTGAAGGCGGGCGATCGCGTGGCCGTCGCGTCGTTTGGCGCGGGACAGCGTTATATCGTGTTGGGGCGGATTTAA
- a CDS encoding phage tail tape measure protein, translating into MGTSKAAKETKKFLTASNLIHSAFYDNKGEIKDLAQVADLLKNRFGKLTNEQRQYYLHQIFGSDAIRAGNILFKEGAAGVKKFQQEMANVTALSVATKKMDSAAGAVEQFQGAIETLQISALLPTMPILKKLAQAAADFVVKYTPQITAAVQSAVTTAKTFLKDNFINNPEFTKLPDIKSKVAFAFEKIEKAFARWWNGGGRVTVENLTAQVVQFMASSLEAAVPTFVSVGLKLGSGLIDGIQKAIANDPIASAVLNGGGGAIVGGVFGPGGALAGAAIGAGGGASNVYIGQGAKSLGSSDAVNGFFDWTNKHLPTWMGGVPDDQLAAHNAERRNKLGNKHAGGLDRVPMNGYPATLHRDEAVLTKHEASEWRDQQSGKGSNAPSIVIQNVTITNDMDVERFASMLARRLAI; encoded by the coding sequence GTGGGGACGTCTAAGGCCGCGAAGGAAACGAAGAAGTTCCTGACTGCGAGTAATCTCATTCATTCCGCTTTCTACGATAATAAGGGCGAGATTAAAGACCTAGCGCAAGTAGCGGATTTGCTGAAGAATCGATTCGGTAAGCTTACGAATGAGCAGCGTCAATACTACTTGCATCAGATATTCGGGTCCGATGCGATACGTGCCGGTAATATTCTCTTCAAAGAAGGCGCGGCTGGCGTTAAGAAGTTTCAGCAGGAAATGGCGAATGTAACCGCGCTTTCAGTAGCAACTAAGAAGATGGACAGCGCAGCGGGTGCGGTCGAGCAGTTCCAGGGCGCAATCGAAACGTTGCAGATTTCCGCGTTGCTTCCGACGATGCCGATCCTGAAGAAGCTCGCGCAAGCTGCCGCAGACTTCGTCGTTAAGTATACTCCGCAGATTACCGCAGCCGTACAGAGCGCAGTAACAACCGCTAAGACGTTCCTCAAGGATAACTTTATTAATAACCCTGAGTTTACGAAGCTTCCAGACATTAAAAGTAAAGTAGCGTTCGCCTTCGAAAAGATAGAAAAGGCATTTGCCCGTTGGTGGAATGGTGGGGGTCGGGTAACTGTAGAGAACTTAACTGCACAGGTTGTCCAGTTCATGGCCTCGTCCCTCGAAGCAGCCGTACCAACGTTTGTGAGTGTCGGGTTAAAACTTGGGTCTGGATTAATTGACGGGATACAAAAAGCGATCGCTAATGACCCTATCGCTAGTGCAGTACTTAATGGCGGTGGCGGTGCGATAGTTGGTGGTGTGTTTGGTCCTGGCGGTGCGCTCGCAGGGGCTGCAATAGGAGCAGGCGGCGGTGCATCTAACGTCTACATTGGCCAGGGAGCGAAGTCTCTCGGATCGAGTGACGCTGTGAACGGGTTCTTTGACTGGACGAATAAGCACTTACCTACGTGGATGGGCGGTGTTCCGGACGATCAGTTAGCGGCACATAACGCTGAACGTCGAAATAAGCTCGGCAATAAGCACGCAGGCGGACTTGACCGGGTACCTATGAACGGTTATCCCGCTACACTTCACCGTGATGAGGCGGTCCTTACGAAGCACGAGGCGTCAGAATGGCGTGATCAGCAAAGTGGCAAAGGCAGCAACGCACCGTCAATCGTCATTCAGAACGTCACGATCACTAACGACATGGACGTTGAACGGTTCGCAAGTATGTTGGCGCGTCGTCTCGCTATCTAA
- a CDS encoding cold shock domain-containing protein, translating to MSKFINSKTWTGGGGTGDEIASIGPSLGISRKESDKPARVKRKSGVVSYFSDRGYGFISSGEDRVFFHLSDCESFDTAEVPVGLHVSYVLTEGRGGKPAAKDVQAN from the coding sequence GTGAGCAAATTCATTAACTCAAAAACGTGGACAGGCGGCGGCGGTACCGGCGACGAGATCGCCAGCATCGGCCCGTCACTCGGTATCAGTCGGAAGGAGTCGGATAAGCCGGCGAGAGTAAAGCGTAAATCCGGTGTAGTTTCGTACTTTAGCGATCGGGGCTACGGGTTCATCTCATCCGGTGAGGATCGCGTATTCTTCCATCTATCCGACTGCGAATCGTTCGATACGGCGGAGGTGCCGGTCGGCTTACACGTGAGTTACGTATTAACGGAGGGTAGAGGCGGCAAGCCTGCGGCGAAGGACGTACAAGCAAACTAA
- a CDS encoding helix-turn-helix domain-containing protein has product MDGTGVRGIRVMVGMTQASFAEALAVSQSCISDVENGRRTVSRDLRIKIAQVFGTGDDVLAAIQRAKESTKLAL; this is encoded by the coding sequence ATGGATGGGACAGGAGTTCGCGGCATCCGTGTTATGGTCGGCATGACGCAGGCAAGTTTCGCGGAGGCTTTAGCCGTGAGTCAGTCTTGCATATCAGACGTTGAAAACGGCCGTCGAACGGTTTCCCGAGACTTGCGAATCAAGATCGCGCAGGTTTTCGGAACGGGAGACGACGTTTTAGCTGCAATTCAGCGGGCAAAGGAATCAACTAAACTGGCGCTTTAA
- a CDS encoding helix-turn-helix transcriptional regulator has translation MRTIRLRLNEVMAQRGLTQTQLAELSGVRQAAISEMSRNIREQINLKTLVKIADALEINDISELISLEYISQSAKESTEPKKEDR, from the coding sequence ATGAGAACGATCCGCTTGAGATTAAATGAGGTCATGGCCCAACGAGGGTTAACACAAACACAGCTCGCAGAATTATCCGGTGTCCGCCAAGCTGCTATTTCCGAAATGTCGCGGAACATTCGCGAACAAATAAATCTTAAAACACTTGTGAAAATTGCGGATGCACTTGAAATAAACGATATTTCTGAATTAATATCTCTTGAGTACATATCTCAAAGTGCCAAAGAAAGTACCGAACCAAAAAAAGAAGACCGTTAA